The Chryseobacterium sp. 52 genome includes a region encoding these proteins:
- a CDS encoding cupin-like domain-containing protein, giving the protein MGIILKPIDVVDDITREEFMEKYLKPRRPVVIKNMARKWPAYQKWTMEYVKEAVGDIEVPLYDSKKADPAAPINTPTTTMKFADYIDLIQREPTDLRIFFFDPIKHAHKLIEDYISPKDLMGGFLDKYPSMFFGGKSSVTFLHFDIDMPHIFHTHFNGRKHVKLFEYKWKERLYKLPYATYALEDYDIDNPDFEKYPALDGVEGIECFLEHGDTLFMPTGWWHWMKYLDGSFSISLRAWDKSWAVKAHSLWNLTVQRKFDDIMKSNFKSKYMDWKEKAAIKTAEFALKKGLPR; this is encoded by the coding sequence ATGGGAATTATTTTAAAGCCTATAGATGTTGTAGATGATATTACTCGGGAAGAGTTTATGGAAAAATATCTAAAGCCGAGAAGGCCCGTTGTCATCAAAAATATGGCAAGAAAGTGGCCTGCTTACCAGAAATGGACAATGGAATATGTGAAGGAAGCGGTGGGTGATATAGAAGTTCCTCTTTATGATTCTAAAAAAGCAGATCCTGCTGCTCCAATTAATACGCCTACCACAACGATGAAATTCGCAGATTATATAGATCTTATCCAAAGAGAGCCTACTGATCTGAGAATTTTCTTTTTTGACCCTATAAAACACGCTCATAAATTAATAGAAGATTATATTTCGCCAAAAGATCTCATGGGAGGTTTCCTGGATAAATATCCATCTATGTTTTTTGGTGGGAAAAGCTCCGTTACTTTTCTTCATTTTGATATTGATATGCCACATATTTTCCATACTCATTTCAATGGAAGAAAGCATGTGAAGCTATTTGAATATAAATGGAAAGAGAGACTGTACAAACTTCCTTATGCAACGTATGCACTGGAGGATTATGACATCGACAATCCTGATTTTGAGAAATATCCGGCTTTAGATGGTGTAGAAGGCATTGAATGCTTCCTGGAACACGGTGATACACTCTTCATGCCAACCGGATGGTGGCACTGGATGAAATACCTGGACGGAAGTTTCTCTATTTCTCTGAGAGCATGGGACAAGTCCTGGGCAGTAAAGGCTCATTCTTTATGGAATCTTACTGTACAGCGTAAATTTGACGACATCATGAAGTCTAATTTTAAAAGTAAATACATGGACTGGAAAGAGAAAGCAGCCATAAAGACCGCAGAATTTGCCTTAAAAAAAGGGTTACCAAGATAA